Below is a window of Streptomyces qaidamensis DNA.
TGCTGGCCGCCCCGCTGCTGCTGTCCCTGCTGCACGGCAGCCGCCGGGTGATCGCCGAGACGCGGAAGGACTTCACCGCATGACCCACAAGATCCGCTACGGCGGCGACTACTGCTCACCGGCAAGCGGCTGGACCAGGGCGAACCTCTGGTCCTCGGCCCCTTCGGCGTGGCGATCCTTCAGTAGATCCGCCGCCCCCGCCCGTCCGGCACCCCGGACTTGCGGAAGAAGTAGCTGTTGACCTGGTCGCGCCACTCGCGGGCGCCGCGGAGCTGCTCCTCGTAGCGCTCCGCCACCCGCGCGTGGCGCGCCGGGTCCACCTGCCCGGCCAGGGACGCCCACACCGACCGGGCCTCCTCGACCTCCTCGACACCCTCGAAGTGCGTGTCGTAGATGTGCTGGATCACGGTCTTCCCGCTCTTCAGCACATGCCCGTACGGCACGTGGTGGAAGAACAGCAGCAGCTCGTCCGGACAGGTGTCCGGCGATGCGTAGAGCCCGGCCCACGGTTCGCCGTACTGCCCGGCGAAGCCCGTTCCACTCTTCACACCGCGGTCGACGCCGATCCCGTCCCGGTCGGCGAAGTGGTAGGTCCCCCACGGGCTGTACTCGTACCCGTCCACACTCGGTCCGTAGTGGTGCCCCGGCTGCACCATGAAGCCCACGCCCAGGGGAGCGGTGTACTTCTCGTACGTCCGCCAGGAGCCGTCGAGCACGGCGTGCAGCCCGTCGGCCACCTGCGGGGGCGCGTCGGGGAAGCTCAGCCCGATCCACTCGTCGAGCACCGCGCGCGGCTCGGCGTCCGGCCGCCAGGCCAGCCGCCCGAAGGAGTACAGGTTGGCCTGCGCCAGCGGATGCCCGGTCCAGAAGGGGTCGTCACCGGCGTTCGACACCGCGACGAGCCCGCCCCGGGCCAACTCGCCGACCGACTGGTCGTGTTCGTGCCGGAACCGCAGCACCTCACTCCACATCGGCCCCAGCCAGCACACATGCCGCTGCTGCCCGGTGTACTCCTGGGTGGCCTGCAGCTCCACCGCCAGCCGGGTCCGCGGCATCGCACCGATCAGCGGCGAGACCGGCTCCCGCACCTGGAAGTCCATCGGCCCGTGCTTCACCTGGAGCACGGCGCTTTTGGCGAACTCCCCGTCCAGCGGCACGAAATGGTCGTAGGCGGCCCGGGCCCGGTCGGTCGTGCGGTCCCGCCAGTCCTGGCGGTGGTCGTAGACGAACGCCCGCCAGTGCACCGTGCCGCCGAACGGCTCCAGTGCCGCCGCCAGCAGGTTCGCGCCCTCGGCGTGACTGCGGCCGTACGCGAACGGCCCCGGCTGCCCCTCCGAGTCGGCCTTCACCACGTACCCGCCGAAGTCGGGTATCGCCTCGTACACCCGCCGTGTCGCCTCGGCCCACCAGCCGCGCACCGCCTCGTCCAGCGGATCGGCGGTGGACAGCCCGCCCAGTGTGATCGGCGCGGCGAAGGAGACCGACAGGTGGGTGCGGATGCCGTAGGGCCGCAACGCCCCGGCGATGTCGGCCACTTCGCCGATGCGGTCGGTCAGCAGGCGCGCCTCGGCCGCGTGCACATTGACGTTGTTGACGGAGACCGCGTTGATCCCGCACGCCGCCAGCAGCCTGCCGTACGCCCGCACGCGGTCGAGTTCGCCCCGCGCCCTGCCGTCCCGCCAGAACAGCGAGCCGCCCGCGTACCCGCGCTCCACCTGGCCCATGACGGGGTGCACGGCCACGTTGTCCCAGTGGTCGAGCATGCGCAGGGCGAGTGCGGGACGGTGGGTCTCCCTCGCCCGTTCGCCGGTGAAGGCCGCGTCCCCCAGGCGTACGACATGGAACAGCCCGTACAGCAGTCCGCGTCCGCCGGAGGCGGTGACGGTCGTCGTACCGCGCTCCCGAGCGCAGGTGAAGCCCTCGTCGGCGAGGGACTCCTGACCCTCGGTACCGAGGTCGAGGACCAGGTCGTACGCGTCGTCCGGCACGACGCCCCGCACGACCCGGCCCCCGAACCTCCGGCAGGCCTGAGCCACCTCCCCGTGCACCGTCTCCACCAGCGGAGCCGATCCGCGGATCAGCGTCCTCCGGCTGCCGACCGCGCGGAAGGCGGCGGGCGGCAGCCAGGCCGGGTCGACACCCTCGGGCAGGACGGGTAGAGGAAGCGGCATGGGACCCCCGACTCGGCTGCTCAGGAAAGCAGTTCGACCTCCGCCAGGGTGGCCTCGGCGTCGAGGACCAGGCGGTACCTCTCGTACGTACCCGGCGATCTCACGGTGAACGCGCGGGTCTGCCGGTCCCAGGCGAAGGACTCACCGGAGCGCCGGTCCAGCGTCCGCCAGGTGGTGCCGTCGGAGGAGCCCTGGAGCGTCCAGCCGTCCGGTGCCTCCGCCCGGTCCGCCGACGACGTCAGCGTGTACTGGACCGCCTGGGCGCCCTTCTGGACCGGCAGGTCCACGGAGGTCACCGCCGCGTCCGTCGCCGACGTGTCGTCGAACAGGGCACCGTCGCCCTCCAGCACGTCCGCGCGGGGCGTCGGCACCTCGTCGTCCCGGGTGATCGACACGGGCGCGGCACGCCCGCCCGTGCCCCAGGACGACGGCCGCGGGCCCATGTCGAACTCAAGGACACCGCCCTTGGCGACCAGCGCGTGCGGCAAGGAGGTCTTCGACCAGGTCCGGCCGTTGACCTTCAGCCCCTGTACGTAGACGTTCCTCGCGCTGTTGCGCGGGGCCTTCACCACCAGCTCGCGCCCGTTCTCCAGATGCACGGTCGCCTTCGTGAACAAGGGCGAGCCGATGGCGTACTCGCCGCTGCCCATCACCAGCGGGTAGAAGCCGAGCGCCGAGAACAGGTACCAGGCGGACTGCTCGCCGTTGTCCTCGTCACCGTGGTAGCCCTGCCCGATCTCGCTGCCGGTGTACAGCCGGGACAGCACCTCGCGGACGTTCTTCTGCGTCTTCCAGGGCTGCCCGGCCGCGTCGTACATGTACAGGGCGTGGTGGGCGACCTGGTTGGAGTGCCCGTACATGCCCATCCGCACGTCCCGCGCCTCGGTCATCTCGTGGATGACACCGCCGTAGGAACCGACGAACTCGGGGGAGGCCGTCTCGGGGGTGGAGAGGTACGCGTCGAGCTTGTCGGCGAGGCCCTTGCGCCCGCCGTAGAGGTTCGCCAGGCCCCGGCTGTCCTGCGGCGCGGTGAAGGCGTACCCCCAGCCGTTGGTCTCGGTGTAGTCGTGGCCCCACACCCGGGGGTCGTACTTCGAGGACTCCACCCGCCAGTCGCCCTTCGCGTTCCGGCCCTGGAAGAAGCCGGCCTTCGCGTCGAAGAGGTTCACATAGTCCTGGGCGCGGTCCAGGAAGTACTCCGACTCCTCCTTGTAGCGCCGCTCGCCGGTCTCCTCGTAGAGCTTGCGGCCCATGCGGGAGATGCCGTAGTCGTTGAGGTAGCCCTCCAGCGCCCAGGACAGGCCCTCGTGCGTCTCGGTGCCCGTGTAGCCGAGGAACGGCGAGGTGGCCATGCCCTTGCGGCCGACGCCCGGGTTCGGCGGTACGACCGTCGCGTTCTTCACCGCCGCCTCGTACGCCGCCTTCGCGTCGAAGTCGACGCCCTTGACGTACGCGTCCGCGAACGCCACGTCCGACGACGTTCCCGTCATGAGGTCCGCGTAGCCGGGGGAGGACCAGCGGGAGGTCCAGCCGCCGTCCTTGTACTGCTGCACGAACCCGTCGGCCAGCTCACCCGCCCGGGACGGGGTCAGCAACGAGTACGCGGGCCAGGTCGTCCGGTACGTGTCCCAGAAGCCGTTGTTGACGTACACCTTGCCGTCGACGATCTTCGCGCCGGTGTGCGTCGGGGTGTCCGGCTTCGGCATGGAGGAGAAGGGCGAGGCGTACTGGTACGTGCCCCCGACCTTCTCGAACCCGGAGTTCGGGTACAGGTACAGCCGGTACAGGCCGGAGTACAGCGTCGTCAGCTGGTCGGGCGTCGCACCCTCGACCTCCACCTTGCCGAGCAGCCGGTCCCACTGCCGCTGGGCGCTCTTCTTCACCGCCTCGAAGGACCTGCCCTCCGGAATCTCCTGGCGCAGGTTGTCCCTGGCCTGGTCGAGGCTGATCAGCGAGGTCGCCAGACGCAGGGTGACGGTCCGGTCGTCGGCCTCGAAGCGCAGATGGCCCTTCACCCCGGCCGACGAACCCTCACTCACCGGCTTGTCGAACTCGCCGTACACGAACAGCCGGGTCGCACCCGTCGACAGCCCGGACTTCACGTCCGAGTAGCCGGTGACGACCCCGTTCTCCTCGTCGAGGGTGAGCCCCGCCTGGTCCGTCACGTTGTCGAAGAGGACGCTCGCGTCGTCGCCGGGGTAGGTGAAGCGCAGCGCCGCCGCGTGGTCCGTCGGCGCCATCTCGGCCTTCAGCCCGTTCTCGAACCGCACCCCGTAGTAGTACGGCCGGGCCGTCTCGTTCTCGTGCTTGAAGGCCAGCTCCCGGGCCTCCCGGCCGAGGTCCGGAGTTCCGGAGGCGATGGACGGCATCACCTGGAAGGTCTGCCGGTCGCCCATCCAGGGACTCGGCTCATGGCTCGCGCTGAACGCCTGGATCGTCGGCAGGTTGTCGGAATTGTTGGCTCGCGCGTAGTCGTACAGCCAGCTCAGCGAGCCCGCGTTGGTCACCGGCGTCCAGAAGTTGAAGCCGTGCGGCACCGCCGTCGCCGGGAAGTTGTTGCCGCGTGAGAAGCCGCCGCTGGAGTTGGTGCCCCGGGTCGTCACCGCGTAGTCCGACAGATGCGCCTTCGGCCGCTCGGGGGTGACGGACTCGATGGTCACGTCGTCCAGCCAGCCCCGGAACTTCGCCGGGCCCTCGGGGGAGTCGTACGCGATCAGGATCCGGTCCACGGTCTTCCCGGCCGCGACCGACCCGATCCGCGAGGCCACGTCGTTCCACTGGTTGACGTAGAGGATCTTCGCAGCGCCCTGCCCCTGCGGGGTGAGCGGGAAGCCGTGCTGGTCGGTGGCGCGCAGGTCGCTCAGGTGGGTGCCGTCGGTGAAGGCGAGGTCGACGGAGACGTTCGTGGCGTCGTAGTCGAGGTCGCCGTCCGCCATCGACGGGAAGATCCGGTAGGCCAGCCGCGTGTTCCGGCCGACGGCCACGTTCACGTCGAAGACCTTGTTGTACGAGTACGCCCGCCCGTCGGCGGTGTGCCGGCCGGCGTAACGCAGGGCCCGTTTCCCGGTGAACCCGGCGCCCGCCTTGGCGGTGGGGGAGCCGCTCGGGCCGCGGTCGACCAGGGAGAGCATGTCCTGCGGGACCGGCCCTTCGCCGCCGCCCGTGGACAGCTGGAGGTCGGCGAGCTGGAGGATGCCGCCGCCGTTGTTCCGGGTGACGTCCAGCCGGAAGTGCCGGTACTCGCCGGGTTCGGCGAGCTCGTACGTCGTCGTCCGGAACCGCTCGGAGAAGGACTCGCCGGAGCGGGCGTCCAGGGTCTTCCAGTCCTTGCCGTCGGCGGAGCCCTTCAGGGTCCAGTCCTTCGGGTCGCGCTCGTCGTGGTCGTTGGCCGACGTCAGTGCGTAACGCGCCAGTCTGATGGGTTTGTCCAGGTCGAACTCGGCCCAGCCGGTGGGCTGGAAGGTGAGCCACTTGGTGCTCGGTTCACCGTCGACGAGGTTCTCCTTCACCTCACCGCCGCCCGTGTTCTCGGCACTGGCCCGGACATCGGTGACCTGGTCGGTCACGTTGCCCGGTATGCCGCTGCTGTAGCCGCCGTCCACGCCCGAGGCGCGCTTGCCCCCGTCGGGGCCGGTGTCGACGGTGTTCGACCAGTCCGGAACAGGGTCGTCCGCCTCGAACGAGGACGCGAACCCCCGATCGGGTTTCCCGGGGGCCTGCGGCAGTGCGACCACAACGCCCTGCGAACCCAGGGCCAAAGCAAAGGCGGTCGCCGACACGACCACCGAACCCCATCTGTGCCGAGCTTTCCGCTGCATCAACGGGTACCCTCCCTGCGCAGTGGACAACGTTGTCACCATCAATGCGCAAGGACCAGTAGTTGCCCAAGTGGCGGGGAGTGTCAAGGGTGTTGCCTGTGGCATTCGGGCGTGGTGACCGGGATATTTCCGGCGGAGCGCCCACAGGTCACTCATACTTCCGCGAGGTCTCAACTCGGATAAGACCCACGGCCAACCTTGCGTTCGATCTTGATCCGCCGGCGGGAAGTGGACTATACCTGTCGGACGCTTCACACGATCCGCACTTCAGCGCCTGCACGTCACCACCCGCACTTTCCTGCACGACCCAGCTTGACCCGATCGCGGTGCCGGGGAGGATCCGGTTCACCGCCTGAGTCCTGGAGAAGGCGAGGACTTGAGCATGGGATCCACTTCCGCCGAGAACCACGGCACCGAGGGTGTCGGCCGCCGTGATCTGATCAAACGGTCTGCCGCGCTCGGGCTGATCTCCGTACCCACCATGAGCTTCCTGTCCGCGTGCGCCAGCAGCGGCGGCGACGACAGCGGGGACAAGGCCAAGGCCGGCAAGAAGACCGCGAAGAACCCGCTCGCCGTCAACGACACGGCC
It encodes the following:
- a CDS encoding alpha-glucuronidase, encoding MPLPLPVLPEGVDPAWLPPAAFRAVGSRRTLIRGSAPLVETVHGEVAQACRRFGGRVVRGVVPDDAYDLVLDLGTEGQESLADEGFTCARERGTTTVTASGGRGLLYGLFHVVRLGDAAFTGERARETHRPALALRMLDHWDNVAVHPVMGQVERGYAGGSLFWRDGRARGELDRVRAYGRLLAACGINAVSVNNVNVHAAEARLLTDRIGEVADIAGALRPYGIRTHLSVSFAAPITLGGLSTADPLDEAVRGWWAEATRRVYEAIPDFGGYVVKADSEGQPGPFAYGRSHAEGANLLAAALEPFGGTVHWRAFVYDHRQDWRDRTTDRARAAYDHFVPLDGEFAKSAVLQVKHGPMDFQVREPVSPLIGAMPRTRLAVELQATQEYTGQQRHVCWLGPMWSEVLRFRHEHDQSVGELARGGLVAVSNAGDDPFWTGHPLAQANLYSFGRLAWRPDAEPRAVLDEWIGLSFPDAPPQVADGLHAVLDGSWRTYEKYTAPLGVGFMVQPGHHYGPSVDGYEYSPWGTYHFADRDGIGVDRGVKSGTGFAGQYGEPWAGLYASPDTCPDELLLFFHHVPYGHVLKSGKTVIQHIYDTHFEGVEEVEEARSVWASLAGQVDPARHARVAERYEEQLRGAREWRDQVNSYFFRKSGVPDGRGRRIY
- a CDS encoding GH92 family glycosyl hydrolase → MQRKARHRWGSVVVSATAFALALGSQGVVVALPQAPGKPDRGFASSFEADDPVPDWSNTVDTGPDGGKRASGVDGGYSSGIPGNVTDQVTDVRASAENTGGGEVKENLVDGEPSTKWLTFQPTGWAEFDLDKPIRLARYALTSANDHDERDPKDWTLKGSADGKDWKTLDARSGESFSERFRTTTYELAEPGEYRHFRLDVTRNNGGGILQLADLQLSTGGGEGPVPQDMLSLVDRGPSGSPTAKAGAGFTGKRALRYAGRHTADGRAYSYNKVFDVNVAVGRNTRLAYRIFPSMADGDLDYDATNVSVDLAFTDGTHLSDLRATDQHGFPLTPQGQGAAKILYVNQWNDVASRIGSVAAGKTVDRILIAYDSPEGPAKFRGWLDDVTIESVTPERPKAHLSDYAVTTRGTNSSGGFSRGNNFPATAVPHGFNFWTPVTNAGSLSWLYDYARANNSDNLPTIQAFSASHEPSPWMGDRQTFQVMPSIASGTPDLGREARELAFKHENETARPYYYGVRFENGLKAEMAPTDHAAALRFTYPGDDASVLFDNVTDQAGLTLDEENGVVTGYSDVKSGLSTGATRLFVYGEFDKPVSEGSSAGVKGHLRFEADDRTVTLRLATSLISLDQARDNLRQEIPEGRSFEAVKKSAQRQWDRLLGKVEVEGATPDQLTTLYSGLYRLYLYPNSGFEKVGGTYQYASPFSSMPKPDTPTHTGAKIVDGKVYVNNGFWDTYRTTWPAYSLLTPSRAGELADGFVQQYKDGGWTSRWSSPGYADLMTGTSSDVAFADAYVKGVDFDAKAAYEAAVKNATVVPPNPGVGRKGMATSPFLGYTGTETHEGLSWALEGYLNDYGISRMGRKLYEETGERRYKEESEYFLDRAQDYVNLFDAKAGFFQGRNAKGDWRVESSKYDPRVWGHDYTETNGWGYAFTAPQDSRGLANLYGGRKGLADKLDAYLSTPETASPEFVGSYGGVIHEMTEARDVRMGMYGHSNQVAHHALYMYDAAGQPWKTQKNVREVLSRLYTGSEIGQGYHGDEDNGEQSAWYLFSALGFYPLVMGSGEYAIGSPLFTKATVHLENGRELVVKAPRNSARNVYVQGLKVNGRTWSKTSLPHALVAKGGVLEFDMGPRPSSWGTGGRAAPVSITRDDEVPTPRADVLEGDGALFDDTSATDAAVTSVDLPVQKGAQAVQYTLTSSADRAEAPDGWTLQGSSDGTTWRTLDRRSGESFAWDRQTRAFTVRSPGTYERYRLVLDAEATLAEVELLS